The Streptomyces fungicidicus nucleotide sequence GGCAGCGCCTCGGCGAAGTCCCGCGCCTTGCGGTGCGCCTCCCGGCGGCCGGCCTCCCGGTGGAGGTAGCCCTCCAGCTGGTGCAGGCCGAGGGCGGCTTCATGACGTGCGTCCATGGACGGCTCCTCAACGTTCGCGGGCGGCGATCCCGGGGTGGTGCAGGTCGAATGCGGGGGACTCGCTGCGGACCTGCGGCAGGGCGATGAAGTTGTGCCGCGGCGGCGGGCTGGAGGTCGCCCATTCCAGGGAGCGCCCCCAGCCCCAGGGGTCGTCGACGCCGACCGGCTCGCCGTACCTGGCGGTCTTCCAGACGTTGTAGAAGAACGGCAGCATCGACAGGCCGAGCAGGAACGAGGCGATCGTGGAGACGGTGTTCAGGGCGGTGAAGCCGTCGGCCGCGAGGTAGTCGGCGTAGCGGCGCGGCATGCCCTCCGTGCCCAGCCAGTGCTGGACCAGGAAAGTGCCGTGGAAGCCGGTGAACAGCGTCCAGAAGGTGATCTTGCCCAGCCGCTCGTCGAGCATCGTGCCGGTGAACTTCGGCCACCAGAAGTGGAATCCGGCGAACATGGCGAAGACGACCGTGCCGAAGACGACGTAGTGGAAGTGGGCGACCACGAAGTACGAGTCCGTGACGTGGAAGTCCAGCGGCGGTGAGGCGAGGATGACGCCGGTCAGCCCTCCGAACAGGAAGGTGACCAGGAAGCCCATGGTCCACAGCATCGGGGTCTCGAAACTGATGGACCCCTTCCACATGGTGCCGATCCAGTTGAAGAACTTCACTCCGGTGGGGATCGCGATGAGGAAGGTCATGAAGGAGAAGAACGGCAGCAGCACCCCGCCGGTGGCGTACATGTGGTGCGCCCACACCGTCACCGACAGACCGGCGATGGCGATGGTCGCGCCGATCAGGCCCATGTAGCCGAACATCGGCTTGCGGGAGAAGACCGGGATGATCTCGCTGATGATGCCGAAGAACGGCAGCGCCAGGATGTACACCTCGGGGTGGCCGAAGAACCAGAACAGGTGCTGCCACAGCAGCGCCCCGCCGTTCGACGGATCGAAGATCCGGGCCCCGAACCTCCGGTCGAACTCCAGCGCGAACAGTGCGGCGGCCAGCACCGGGAAGGCCAGCAGGACCAGCACGCTGGTGAGCAGCACGTTCCAGGTGAAGATCGGCATCCGGAACATCGTCATACCGGGCGCGCGCATACAGATGATCGTGGTGATGAAGTTGACCGCGCCCAGGATGGTGCCGAAGCCCTGCATCGCCAGACCCATGATCCACAGGTCGCTGCCGCTGCCCGGCGAGCGGACGGTGTCGGACAGCGGGGTGTAGGCGGTCCAGCCGAAGTCGGCGGCCCCGTCCGGGGTGAGGAAACCGCCCAGCGCGATCAGCGAGCCGAACAGGAAGAGCCAGTAGGCGAACATGTTCAGCCGGGGGAACGCCACGTCGGGCGCGCCGATCTGCAGCGGCATGATCCAGTTGGCGAAACCGGAGAAGACCGGCGTCGCGAACATGAACAGCATCACGGTGCCGTGCATGGTGAAGGCCTGGTTGAACTGCTCGTTCGACACGATCTGCAGTCCCGGCCGGGCCAGTTCGGCGCGCATCAGCAGGGCCATCAGCCCGCCGACGCAGAAGAACACGAACGAGGTGACCAGATAGAGGGTGCCGATCCGCTTGTGGTCGGTCGTGGTCAGCATCGCCACCACGGCCCGGCCCGGCGAGCGGCGCCGCCCTTCCATGGCCGGCCGCGGTGGCGAGGCGGGCGGTGACAGCGCGGGCTGGGGCACGGCAGTCCTCCAAGTGCGTGCGAGACCTCCGGGCGTGCGATGCCTGCGCACCGAGTGGCCCGGCCTCTGGCAGACTATCTCGCTCGCGAGAGAAATAAATTCCGGGGTGGGGGCGAGGACATGCGCGTGCCAGGTGATCATGCCGGACGGAGGCCGCGGGGCCGGTGTCTCAGCGTGCCGCGCCCGTCAGCCGGGCCAGGGACTCCGTCTCGCGGGGCGGCCGGCCGCCCAGGTCGCCCAGCCGCCACTCGTTCACCCACGGCACGCGGTACACGTCGATCACCGATTCGACGAGCCGGACCCGCTGGGCGAGCGGACGGGGCAGCCGCCCGGGGGCGTCCGCCACCAGGACGACGGCGTCGAGGTCCAGCCCCTCGGGTGTCTCGCCGCGCCGGAACAGGTCCACCACCGGGACCACCGCGTCCAGCCCGGCCGCGTGGGTCCGGGCGACCAGCAGCACCGACCGCGGATCGGCGGGGCCGGGCCAGGCGCGTCCGCTGTCATGACCGCCGTAGACCGCGGCGAGCGTGGAGACGCCCGCGCCGCCGTGCAGGCCGACCCAGGAGAAGCGCCGGGCCGTCGCCCGGGCGTGGGCGGGCTCCGGCGGGGCCGTCTCCGGCGCCGCCACCGGTCCCCGTATCCAGATCTCCGGTCCCTCTCGCATGCCTGTGCCCATGGCCCCTCTCCTGCTCGGCACCTCGATCTTCATGCCGCCGAGCGGCCCGGAAACCGGTGCGGACGGCCGTTGGGACGAGCCTGTGACAACGTGGTGACGTGAGAAGCGCGCGCGAGCGGACACACTCGACGGCAGGTGTACGACCCGAATGAGGGGACGATGTCTCGACTCAGCCGCGAGCACAAGCGGGAACAGCAGCAGGCCGCACACGCGGCGGACCTTGCGGCGGCGCCGATCGACGTCCATGTCCCGGTCGGCGGGGTGGGCGCGGGCGGGGCGTCGGTCGGCGGGCTGAAGGTGATCGCCGGGCCCGGCGAGGAGATCCAGCAGGCGGTGCTGAACCGTCTCCACCGCATCGCCATCGCCTCGGGGCA carries:
- the ctaD gene encoding aa3-type cytochrome oxidase subunit I, whose translation is MEGRRRSPGRAVVAMLTTTDHKRIGTLYLVTSFVFFCVGGLMALLMRAELARPGLQIVSNEQFNQAFTMHGTVMLFMFATPVFSGFANWIMPLQIGAPDVAFPRLNMFAYWLFLFGSLIALGGFLTPDGAADFGWTAYTPLSDTVRSPGSGSDLWIMGLAMQGFGTILGAVNFITTIICMRAPGMTMFRMPIFTWNVLLTSVLVLLAFPVLAAALFALEFDRRFGARIFDPSNGGALLWQHLFWFFGHPEVYILALPFFGIISEIIPVFSRKPMFGYMGLIGATIAIAGLSVTVWAHHMYATGGVLLPFFSFMTFLIAIPTGVKFFNWIGTMWKGSISFETPMLWTMGFLVTFLFGGLTGVILASPPLDFHVTDSYFVVAHFHYVVFGTVVFAMFAGFHFWWPKFTGTMLDERLGKITFWTLFTGFHGTFLVQHWLGTEGMPRRYADYLAADGFTALNTVSTIASFLLGLSMLPFFYNVWKTARYGEPVGVDDPWGWGRSLEWATSSPPPRHNFIALPQVRSESPAFDLHHPGIAARER
- a CDS encoding DUF6668 family protein, which encodes MGTGMREGPEIWIRGPVAAPETAPPEPAHARATARRFSWVGLHGGAGVSTLAAVYGGHDSGRAWPGPADPRSVLLVARTHAAGLDAVVPVVDLFRRGETPEGLDLDAVVLVADAPGRLPRPLAQRVRLVESVIDVYRVPWVNEWRLGDLGGRPPRETESLARLTGAAR